The sequence below is a genomic window from Uranotaenia lowii strain MFRU-FL chromosome 2, ASM2978415v1, whole genome shotgun sequence.
ctgactaactagcgaatagcggattagcgcttttgtgcctaACACTGAGCACCACCGAAGATGGCATCCATCCCATATGTTCCTGGCCTGAGAGAGAGAGTGGCAAAAATACAACGCAAGCATGATGTGATCGCCGCATTTAAGCCATGTGATAAAGTCACGTCGACAATATTCACAAAACTTACATCCCCAATATGCAACAAACGAATGTTGTGTACTCGATTCAATGTTCATGTGAGAAAGAATATGTTGGTCAAACTTCTAAAACAACATGAGAATAACATCCGTTTGAAGAATACGCAAACTGGCCTGGCACAACATGCGCTTCAAGACGACGCTgatcacaaatttaattttgacaaaacgCGAATTCTGGAGAGAATTTGCCACAAATCCCACCGATTGATAGCAGAGAAACTGCACATAAAACTACGGGGAAACCAGGCAGTTAATCTCCAGATCGACACCAAAGCTGGAGTATCCAGTGCATACAACAGATAGACGCCCAGTTAGAGCAGAGAGACGGCCCTAGCAGGCAGAAAAATGCTTTTTGTGAGTGTTTCCCAATTTGTGTTTTGATAATTCATTTAATTAGGCTTTTAAAATTGtactttaattttgtttttcattcacACGCCTTCGTTGTTGCCCTCGAAAATtgttgtcaaatcatctgttaTTTTTTCCGACTCTCTGAGTGTACTGAGCGGTGGCCTCAAACAACAGGAACCACCCTTGGATCGACAAAATCGTCAGACTCTGTTTGGAGAAGAACGTCACCCATTGTTAGGTCCCTGGGCACTCAGGAATCCCCGGCAACGAAACAGCCGATCAGCTCGCGTTACAGGGAAGTCTGATTCCTCCCCCGAACACTTCAGTTCCTCAAGACGATGCCAAGAAATGGATGAAGAAAGCTATCCGAGAGCAATGGGAGACCGTATGGGTAAGAAACACGACATCAAAACtaagagaaataaaaagaaCCACCCTTCCTTGGACCGATCAGAAGATCCTACTGGGAAAGAAGAGCAATTACACGCCTCAGAATCGGACATACTCGCTTAACCTCCGGATATCTCATGGATAAGGATCAACCCCCAATATGCCCATCCTGCAAAGTCAGAATCACAGTTAAACATCTCCTCATCAACTGCCCCTGCTACCATCAAGCAAGAACGACCAGCGAGATCAATCAATTGCACTTTCCAACGAcccagaagaagaaaaaaagatgaTTATTTTCTCTAAAGAATCGAATCTCTTCAAACAATTGTAACTtccagttttatttttgttttacttacTCTAAAGGAGGGATGAATGACCTCATAGTTGTTAAAATCCCAGTgattaaataaatacaaaaaaaaaacggaaagatGGTTCTTAATTTGGGTTTTATAGTGCGCGAACATCAGCAGCAGAAAAGACAGCAAATAAAGGCGACGGGATATCCTGGGTTTACGACAACTAAGTGATTtatttttgagcattccgtagctcaTCTACAGCATTTTTTCGGATTATTTTTCCTTAGACATTGAAGTATTGTAGGTGAATACTGTCTGAGTTCTATTACGAGGTTTCtttaacttcaaattttgtaaaactcgATTGATAGTCAGGATAGTCAAATTGACACTACAGGGACTGTAACGGAAAAGGTTTCAGGGATGGATGAGAGTTAAGCTGGAATTAATTTGGGAAAAATGCTGAGATACATGAGCGATCATTATACGCGGCATACTATTTTCGTGAGTTGCCCATGCGAATTGATAATACTGGTTTAAATATTCATGTGTATGTAGGTACATGAATTTATAAGCTCAAATTGGTATATTATCGTAGTATCGAAAAGGTgacctgaaaatttggaaatttgttgTGCTAGTTTTAAAATCACTAACATTCTTGTTCAATACGaggtaattttcatttcaattcctTCATCAAATGCGGaagaaatttactaaatttgtaTCAAGTTTCAAATTGGCATTGTGGATTTTAGAtggattgaaaaatgttgcctAAATTCATGCGGTTTCATTGTGTTCtacattaaaaatctttttctaatgaatcacagaattattttaacattattttacaAGGATTTTGGTCTTGAGGATCATTTATCGATGCAATTCATCTCACATGGTAATCATTTATGAAACCAATAAATTCCATTCATTTTCTCCATCTCTAGCGACATCAACGTTCGAGCTTAAATGAGGTGCATAAATCCAGGGGTAGtgaaaattcgaaataaaatcaCTGAACGGACAAGGGATAGTCAAAAGTCAAACACTGAATATTATAAGTAATAGCAGTGTCAATCTAAGCAATACCTTACACCCGCAATCTTCAAATATAACTTAAATAAACATTATgtttcatggaaaaaatcataaaatttttaatttaagcacACGAAAATCGTCAAATTTCATACCATTGCAAGTGTTGCTTGGAAAAAAGCTTCGAATTATGAAGTGCCATGTCTGCCAGATTGGTTGACGAAAAAGGATTCTCTCAAAATGATTCAAGTGAAAAAAGAAAGAGAACTATTCAAAACTGCTTCAAATGGTGACTTTTACTGACTAAACATTCTTCGGCATACTAatgagcgccgatgtggtctgaCGGATAGGCCTGCGcaagtctggttttggtatgccaggagTAGTGGGTTCGGTTCCTGGTAtcgacaagaaaacttttgggatcgaatcccataagtggccgacaggtaagctGTGAATCCTCTTATAACTTCACATACTTACTATATagtaagaatgttcaatcagttggcAGCTGGCCAGGAATGCCGGTATGAATGCCGACTTGTATCAACGATACAGTTGGCTAACAGTCATTGATAACTTATCCGGCACAACTGtaatcgatgtttactcttgggctaaaatgcacggacatcggctcaggaagcaactgacttgccaactgagctatatcataaGCCCAAACAAAATTCTCGAAATCTGTGATTTGAGCCAAAAATTCTATggcggttttctgtgacgcgagttcattgggaaatcatgtaaaacatcaacaaattggaaactttttatagttttaaaagaaaaaaatcaatttaaattatcttgttttcatattttcatgaattagagtcagaaataaaaagttaaataacatacaaattttaaattttttgaaatctgtacaaaatttagaaaatctgttaattctgtggaaattttaaaaattctgtgattggtgacacagattctgtgacgaaattttgttctaaattctgtgataaaacaGATTTTCCTGTGATTTCGGAAACCTTAGCCGAAATACCTGTAAGTCAACTAgtccacctgattgactcgtttttcaaaaatacaccTACATTAACACATGCAATATGTTCACTCCAAAACAGTTCATACCAaaccatggggtccgggtatggtgtacacGCTGCTTTGgtgatttgtcgaacttaataatttaagaatgcatgtgagcacatacaaatattctttcaagttgatcccaaaaaatttgattttctgactattttctttttaatttttgcatatATTTGCCCCTGGATCTAGGCACCATTAGTAACATTTCTTTGAATATGAGCGTGCTGTTGGAAAATTTATCTGCAAAACGAAAAACAACACAATAGCTCACGTTTAAAGTTatggaagaacaaaaaaatgcattattGCAAttgcaactgttttttttttcgaaaaattatcatttttgaagTGTCATACATTCTTGTTCCATGTATTTTTCTATAACTAAAAGTAACAACCAtttttggatagatttttttggataaaaaaaccAAGTTAGATAGAAGAGATTGATGATAAACCTCTTCTAAATGCGGTTTtgggaaaaaaacgacaactgATCGACAAATGTGTACATTTATggaacaattttatcaaaaatttaataaaaatattgctatgaagtagcttagcttagcttggttgactactcatatccaccttaaatcattgaacttgaaatgctgtGTAGATACGATCTGATCattcattataaattttaaaataaaacttcagcATAACATATTAAATTTGGctttgttcaacttacgcatttcaaattccatgatcgctggcgtggctaagcagaacaagttctacctcgccaatggttgctactccgtgattgatcgaggccatcaattttgtgcaagggccaacagaatggtgcttgggattagcagcacATTCTcagtgcacaaaactcatgctctctcaTTGAacatgatcaataacggcgccggccacgtcctagtagtcaatgaggaataaagataggattgttagtaagatactttttaggatcaatCAACAACCTCTCGTCCCTATATATTCCAAAgactagttttgaaaaatacagaaaagaatgaaagtcaatatcaccaactatagaaaccgtctgtacgtctgcgaatctatattcaaatatccaaggaaagggttgtgttagtaaggaaaaggttatagatcaggatccattttggtaaatggtgcgatcgtgTTTTTctacaccttctatgctcctagatttttcctaaggaaactcctaattCTATCTATGAGGCAGTGATAAGAGGTTTTTGAAGCTGTCTTGAGGACAACAGTATTACGGTAATTGAAttatttagagcatttttaattagagcatttttattcaaatcataaaaaactAACTTGACTAGCTTGTTTCCCTATCTTTTATTCCTGTTACActgatgtattttcaaaaacgactTTCCATAGTAAAGTAATCaattcaaactttaaagttattcatgttgaaatattaaaaaaatgaatgttttgtaaATGGGTGAACCGttacatttgtttacatttttaaatgagTTGTCAGTTGTGATGATTGAATAAGGTCGTTTTTGGAAATTCATCAATTCAATTCTACTCTTTGCCTCATAATCTTTTCGCGATTACGCAGAACATACACAAATGAACCAGCTAGTATAAAAAATAGTTATTCATAAAACacaagtgaaattttcatgcTTGAATAGTGGATTGAAGCCGACGTTTAACATCAGTaacgatttttgtaaaaaaaaaaatctaatttcaacttagcttcaagaaaaaaaattaattcatcaaATCATtctcttaaaaatatcaaatattctgaaaatatcCAGTCCTTGTGAGTTTAAAATAGGACTGCTCAGCGCTCCAGTTGTTCTGAATccttttcttactttttatCGACgctgattttattgaaaaatgatcgCTTTTGTAATATTTCTTCTGAATTTCATGctcttttctttttattttttaacaattatttggAAACGTAGAGTTGAAAAcgctttgtttagaaaaaattagaaacaacTTTAAAAGTAACAGACGCCCCAATGTTTGTAAAATTATTATGCAaacgaaataattatttcattctgAGAATGTAATAAAACGTCAATTATGAAATACCTTATTTCATTTTCTATGATACATTAATTATAAATTAACTCACACTATTACAGATAATACTAACACTAgggttaaattttgtattttacataaaaatcctGATATGATATGAAATAACTTCAATATTATGTaaacttttaattaaataaattctatGTAACAAAATTTTAGCGAGATATAATTTATTTCAGTTGTAAGATGTGTTTACCAATCTCTTAATAAatcatgtatttcaaatttcaatttcgcaTATCTCTAACTCAATAATTTAACGGAATAGTTTCTTCTCTGCGTTTCAAGCTGACTCTGGCCTCGACAAATTGAATGCTTTACTTTATCTTTTTCCAATTTAGGTaattcttgattatttttagaacaaatcAGTGTTGCTTTGGAAAGCgtaacttcttttaactaatacATTTTATGTTCGTTTGAATGTAGGTTGCTTTACTGTATAATAAAATGCcttaatttttcccttttttctaaAGCCCTCATAGTTCTAGAGCATCAATGGAATATTATAAACTTGCAGTCATTGATAGCCtagaaatctttttaaaaaagtagttagttttaaaataatttcgttaTTAGCAACCCCAATTACATCTTTCTCATTTGATTATTTCCTTTCTTCGAGTGCTTCGCCgttaagaattttgttttcaaattgtgaTTATAGAGTTTTTGTTCCAAATGACTTTCATacgtattttattttagatttacCATTCCACTATCCTGATATTTTGGTTCGAAAAAACAAGTCGTGATGAAACGATTAGTTTAAACGATCGATTTTTTGCGAAACTAGCTGATACCTGTCACAAGATGGCGTTAAACAATCAATTTACTCACTAGATGACACTATAAGCGATAAACATTTCTTGAACCCTGACTTGTACGCAAACTTGTATCGAATTGAGTTTATTCGTGAAATattcttttgaaatatttcatcccTTTCTATCAGCTGTCAGATcaaatttcagtaaaattttcattacaaaaaataacaattaatgaaatatgataataaaaattcaaagtaataaaaataactcCACTTAGCTTGTGATCCGGATTATTCGGGGCGATTACACAGCTCGCTCCAACTATCGGGATGGTCTCGAGGGCGTAGTACTAGCTCTCATCCTTCGCCCCGATAATCACAGTATTCGTAAATTTTTTCGATGAAACTCCACTTATCAATCACAGAAGACTATCAAACACTTCACCTTAACCACAAACTTGTTAATTTAAACCGACTTTTcagccaaaatttaaaattttcgttttcacAATGCTACGAATGAACTTCACATTTGGCAGTGCTGCCCTCATTctccttaataaaaatattgctaTGAAGTAGTTTAAATacgtttaaaaataaagaaataacgGTCGAAGTTTGTTGCAAATACAACGAAAAAAAGCACTAAAATCCAAGCTTTAAAGCCCCTGAAATTAtgcaacttttaaaaaattgttcaattttttaaactgcaaagcaaacaaaagttgtttgaaagcataaaactaaagttttgttcatttttcagaGAAATTAGTTTCAGAGAAAATATAGGCGATGACCCTGgagtaaacattttttatttttctcacagATACACAAAACGGCCCTTTCACTTTTTGTGTCGGCAATAATCCTGTTCGATCCGGGCAGTGCTCAACCACCCATCAATCGGCAGAGgggtaacattttgaaaaatctcaCCAAAACACACTCCTACGAAGATCACATCGTTACGAGTTCACTGGACGCTTCGAGGCCAATTCGAATGTTCTACCGTGGATTCCGGGAGGTGTACAATCGGTTGCTAGGGCCAACCGGGGATAGGATTCGGGGAGCCTTCCTGCAACCTCACATAATGCCAAACGTTCCGTTTCCTTGCGATGTTCGCGGCTATCGGAGCGCCGAGGTTCCAACAAGTGTCCATCAGCTGCGCCCCGGAGACATCGACATCATTTCGGCTGTGGGAGATTCATTGACAAGTGCTACGGCAGCAAATTCCGTTGCTTTGTGGGAACTGTTGATTGAGAACCGGGGACTTGCTTGGTGCATTGGAGGTCAGGGAACCTGGCGAACGCATTTGACGCTACCGAACATATTGAAGGAATTCAATCCGGATCTTTTTGGGTATGAAGTTAAAAATTCCTTCTATTCAAACACGAAACACGCATGTTCTTCAGTGCAAATCATAACAACTAATTAAATTGTAGATTCAACTCCACTAGAAGCTAATGAACTTGATCTCATTTAAACGCGTTTGCCCGATTGTAGTGCTAACAAACCCAAGTTGCTAGAAATGCTAATCCATCTTCTTTATTATTCATGAACTCTTAGATACTCGCTGTTCGACTCCTACAACGTGCATCATTCGGCGCAGTTTAATGTGGCTGAGAACATCGCTACGACTACCGATATGCCTTATAATGCAGCCAAGCTGGTTGAACGGATGAAACTCGACCCCAGGTGAGAAATGAAGAGCACTTGCTTGCGTTGGGCAAATAATCTTGAAGTCAATTAATTGGGTAGTTATGTACCCAGAGAGCTTTCAAATATATGCTTCGAAAAAACAATGGTTTTTTGTCATAACACCTTGAtagaaattgaattcaattgaacACATAAGGAAGCatcttattaatttatttaaataccaattttttagaAGTCAGAACCGGTAAACAACAttgagtgttgattttgaaTGTTAATTCTGAAATATCATTTccttgaattcaaattaaaaagaatGTTAGCTTGATTTCTAAGAACTAAGACGAAACAGACATTGATTCTTAACTTAACCCTCGATATTTATTTTCTCAGGGTCCGGTGGGAAAAACAGTGGAAGCTGCTCACTTTCATGATTGGCGGAAACGATTTCTGTTCTGATGTGTGCTATCAGACCAATGCAACCGAGTGGATCAATCGTGAACAGGAGAAAGCTTTGATCAAAACGCTGCGATATCTGCGACACAACATGCCGAGGTAAGAATACATTTTTCAAGTTAGAAGGTGTGTTAATTTAGGGAAGaataagtaaaatttttcagttcGGGAATTGAATTTACCGTAGTAACGGGAAATCACTtcatcccaaaaggtgtttataTATAAGTATTAACAAACATGTCGtcaaattttcttgtttccGATGGTATTTAGTCCTATATCACTCTAGGCCTAGGACAGTTCATTCTGCGACAGTACATGACTTCTACAAATTGAAACTAGATTTCAattgtcaatttaattttgattcaaaatttagaacaaaacCCTATCTCGActttgaaattggtttttaatttataattgaatCTTAACAAGTTCATCCATTATGTCATTACTTATCACTtcgattataataaaaaaaaattatatcatgaCAAATTTAATCCTGTATGAAATATTATTCAAGAAACCAACCAATTTCTGCATCAACTTCAATTTGTGTTTATTGTTCTTGTCAATACTCAACTCGACATTCaaaggattttgaaaaattacacaaggccaaaaaattcacattttatttaGGTTCCAAGAATTTGagagctaattttgattaattttggtgcCTTGCAGTGTtaggcatcgctaactgaaatgttagcggcgctaattagatcgctaTCTCGGTCAAAGATAATCGCTAATCGAtagtagaaagttttgaaaaagataagcaAAACACAAATCTTGCAGCCATCTTTAATTATAATATTGActagaaaatttgtaaaatgataTCAACAGGAGCagttttcgaacttattttGTAATATGTCTGTCCATATCAGTTGCGTCAATCCACTTTTAGTTTTAGTTAGAGTATTTGGTAGAAagtaaaaggaaatttttcaaaatattcacccgttttttaattttttacatcagtTAATGCAAAGATTCTCTTTAGTTAGATGTTCTGTTTTGTccgaaatagtttttcatcttttttgacattaatgctaaaaagattgattgatttattgacttattttgttctggaaatctcaatttttcacaactttttcatctcttttatATTCGAAGTAGGCTTATGCTTAAGACATAAATTCAAATGAAGACATTTCAAAAAGACTCTAATTCCTATGATTCCAATCGAAATTGTGATCGAATAGCTTCTGAAATCAATCtgtaacgaaaatttaaatacctgatcggattcaaaattttaaatctgaatgatGCCGAATTTATGATCTATAAGTCTATGGCCAAATTAACACTTCAAAGAGGTAGCGTTC
It includes:
- the LOC129746848 gene encoding phospholipase B1, membrane-associated-like, encoding MIVPKSMIHKTALSLFVSAIILFDPGSAQPPINRQRGNILKNLTKTHSYEDHIVTSSLDASRPIRMFYRGFREVYNRLLGPTGDRIRGAFLQPHIMPNVPFPCDVRGYRSAEVPTSVHQLRPGDIDIISAVGDSLTSATAANSVALWELLIENRGLAWCIGGQGTWRTHLTLPNILKEFNPDLFGYSLFDSYNVHHSAQFNVAENIATTTDMPYNAAKLVERMKLDPRVRWEKQWKLLTFMIGGNDFCSDVCYQTNATEWINREQEKALIKTLRYLRHNMPRTIVNLVPSPLISLSFSMGKVQLPVSCHLLQPIECSCLFGPTYSNRRNLFRSLERNFVKIMERISYMPEFHSDDFTVVYQPFFRDASVFYRRDGKPDMSIMSIDCVHLSQKGHAVSANGLWNNMLEPTGSKTLGLGELFKEFRCPTPQNPYIRTYYNS